In one window of Aceticella autotrophica DNA:
- a CDS encoding carbohydrate ABC transporter permease, protein MKKAEKSIYWFLLPSIFLLLIFTFYPTIYEIATSFFKIDYIKNITKFVGLNNYLQGISDPLFIIAVKNTFYFVILAVFSETLLGLILALFFNSLKSRYEKLLRSIILIPMLLPPITVALTWKMMYDYNYGVINFIVEVFGRKAIEWLNSPKIALFSIILTDIWQWSPFAFLIIFAYLQSLPQDIYESADVDGANYLQKLRYITLPLIKPAIFLVALLRTIDTFRVFDKVYVMTGGGPGNSTETISFYIYRNAFRYFQIGYSSSIAIIMVTIVLLFSMPYIRNLMKSISQQT, encoded by the coding sequence GTGAAAAAAGCTGAAAAGTCAATATATTGGTTTTTATTACCGTCCATCTTTTTACTCCTTATATTTACATTCTATCCCACAATTTATGAAATTGCAACAAGCTTCTTTAAAATTGATTATATAAAAAACATAACAAAATTTGTTGGACTAAATAATTACTTGCAAGGAATTTCAGATCCATTGTTTATTATAGCGGTAAAAAACACCTTTTATTTTGTCATATTGGCTGTATTTTCTGAAACATTATTGGGTTTAATATTGGCTCTGTTCTTTAATTCATTAAAATCAAGATATGAGAAATTACTAAGGAGCATAATACTCATACCTATGCTACTTCCACCTATCACTGTAGCACTGACCTGGAAAATGATGTATGATTATAATTACGGAGTCATAAATTTTATCGTAGAAGTATTTGGTAGAAAAGCAATAGAATGGCTTAATTCACCTAAGATCGCCTTGTTTTCAATAATTTTGACAGACATTTGGCAGTGGTCTCCTTTTGCTTTTTTAATAATATTTGCTTATTTACAATCTTTACCACAAGATATATATGAAAGTGCAGATGTAGATGGTGCTAATTATCTTCAGAAATTAAGATATATTACTTTACCACTGATAAAACCCGCAATATTTTTAGTAGCTCTTTTAAGAACAATAGATACTTTTAGGGTGTTTGACAAGGTTTATGTGATGACAGGAGGAGGACCCGGCAATTCTACAGAGACCATAAGCTTTTATATATATAGAAATGCTTTTAGATATTTTCAAATAGGTTATTCCTCTTCCATAGCCATAATAATGGTTACAATTGTGTTATTATTTTCCATGCCATATATAAGAAATCTCATGAAGTCTATCTCACAACAAACATAG
- a CDS encoding IS1182 family transposase: MIGKADRQMSFSDYWLLGKISEVSYYHRLRTWVFNNLNEEMFQPLFSYYGRESISPVYTFTAMLIQFEKGYSDREMEEESRFDDRIKYALTAPRDFDGIDAVTLCDHRKRLFNSEIGKEIFIKTISQAKEVGLFNKDNLHIIDSFMIWGSCARQDTYTMIYQGIKMVLRFMKFYEMEDASKKILKRTDYEENIKKPKIAWENEKEKAKLLEELVKDALSLVENIKTKKDIKDDLKKAIELLERVALQDVEITNDGHVKMIEGTAKDRIISVVDDEMRHGRKTSSKLSDGYKAEIITGGEKGSVVVGIEVDGANIADGEHMSDLIEQSRRNGVDIDKLYGDCAYSDFEEIEKRKEEGTDFCIRVPEATNPSGGFSKEEFKIDLEKGTVECPNGHIKQFDTEKTQKHEQVTVKFRAEECNDCPLKDQCTKSKKGRTINIHPYEKEIQEQREYQKTDEFKEDYAKRPNVERNISELTRHGGRKGRYRGKLKIRWQMIMVAINNNIKVIMKHISKICNRQIKKGEVCPKTA; this comes from the coding sequence ATGATAGGAAAAGCAGATAGACAAATGTCATTTTCAGATTATTGGTTACTTGGGAAAATTTCTGAAGTAAGTTATTATCATAGACTAAGAACATGGGTATTTAATAATCTTAATGAAGAAATGTTTCAGCCACTTTTCTCATACTATGGCAGAGAATCCATATCCCCAGTATATACATTTACAGCGATGCTGATACAATTTGAAAAAGGATATTCTGATCGTGAAATGGAAGAAGAATCACGATTCGATGATAGAATTAAATATGCATTAACCGCACCACGGGATTTTGATGGAATAGATGCAGTAACATTATGTGATCATAGAAAAAGACTGTTTAACAGTGAAATAGGAAAAGAAATATTTATTAAAACAATTAGTCAGGCAAAAGAAGTAGGACTGTTTAATAAAGACAACTTACATATAATAGATTCATTCATGATTTGGGGCTCTTGTGCCAGACAAGATACTTACACTATGATATACCAAGGGATAAAGATGGTTCTCCGTTTCATGAAGTTTTACGAAATGGAAGATGCATCAAAAAAAATACTGAAAAGAACAGATTATGAAGAAAATATCAAAAAACCCAAAATAGCATGGGAAAATGAAAAAGAAAAAGCAAAATTACTCGAAGAACTTGTTAAAGATGCACTATCACTCGTAGAAAATATAAAAACAAAAAAAGATATAAAAGATGATTTAAAAAAAGCAATTGAATTATTAGAAAGAGTAGCATTACAAGATGTTGAAATAACAAACGATGGGCATGTAAAAATGATAGAAGGAACAGCGAAAGACAGAATAATATCAGTAGTAGATGACGAAATGCGCCATGGGAGAAAGACCTCATCGAAATTATCAGATGGATACAAAGCTGAAATTATAACAGGAGGAGAAAAAGGCTCAGTAGTAGTAGGAATAGAAGTCGATGGAGCAAATATAGCAGATGGTGAACATATGAGTGATCTTATAGAACAAAGCCGAAGAAACGGCGTTGATATAGATAAACTGTATGGAGATTGTGCATATAGTGACTTTGAAGAAATAGAAAAAAGGAAAGAAGAAGGAACAGATTTTTGCATTAGAGTACCGGAAGCAACAAATCCAAGTGGAGGATTTTCAAAAGAAGAATTCAAAATTGATTTAGAAAAAGGAACAGTAGAATGTCCCAACGGACACATAAAACAATTTGATACTGAAAAAACGCAAAAACATGAGCAAGTTACAGTAAAATTTAGAGCAGAAGAATGTAATGATTGTCCGCTAAAAGACCAATGTACAAAATCAAAAAAAGGGAGAACAATAAATATACATCCATATGAAAAAGAGATACAAGAACAAAGAGAATATCAAAAAACAGATGAATTTAAAGAAGACTATGCAAAAAGACCGAATGTAGAAAGAAACATATCAGAACTTACCAGGCATGGCGGACGTAAAGGAAGGTATAGAGGGAAATTAAAAATAAGATGGCAAATGATAATGGTAGCAATAAACAATAATATCAAAGTAATAATGAAACATATTTCTAAAATTTGTAATAGACAAATTAAGAAGGGAGAAGTCTGCCCAAAAACGGCTTAA
- a CDS encoding extracellular solute-binding protein, translated as MFKKKSSLTFLLASLLIFSILFSGCKSLTQSSSQSKEQNSPSTSAAKGKTPPQITLHIAARAGNISDALSEMGKKYKEKTGIDVQVVGMPYNELKEAIVLDIKNKAGAYDLVTLDDPWMPEFGGGKILTNLDSFFPNGLDSDFVEKSVALGKHPYKTGSLYAVPMVGNVELFYYRQDLLDKYNLIHPKTWDDVLKIAKTITEKEAPNVYGYVIRGQRGNPIVSDFLPVFWAYGGEVLDTNNVPHVNSEAGIKAMETYLKLKKYSPKGVETFDTDQIANALTQGQVAMTIAWPAWVSKVDNPQSSKVVGKINFSVVPGQVKDSAAMIGNWLLGVHSESSIIN; from the coding sequence ATGTTTAAGAAAAAATCAAGTTTAACCTTTCTTTTAGCCAGTTTGCTGATATTTTCAATTTTATTCTCTGGCTGTAAGAGTCTTACACAGTCATCCTCACAAAGCAAAGAACAGAATTCACCCTCAACAAGCGCGGCTAAAGGAAAAACTCCACCACAGATAACACTTCACATAGCAGCAAGGGCAGGTAACATCTCAGATGCTTTATCAGAAATGGGCAAAAAATATAAAGAAAAAACAGGTATTGACGTTCAAGTAGTTGGAATGCCTTATAATGAGCTAAAAGAAGCAATTGTTTTGGACATCAAAAACAAAGCTGGAGCCTATGACCTTGTAACTCTTGATGACCCATGGATGCCGGAATTTGGAGGAGGAAAAATCCTGACAAATCTTGATAGTTTCTTTCCCAATGGTCTTGACAGCGATTTTGTAGAAAAGAGTGTGGCATTGGGGAAACATCCTTATAAAACAGGCTCTTTATATGCGGTTCCGATGGTAGGTAATGTAGAACTTTTTTATTACAGGCAAGACCTCTTAGATAAATACAACCTTATCCATCCAAAGACCTGGGATGATGTTTTAAAAATAGCTAAAACCATTACTGAAAAAGAAGCTCCGAATGTATATGGATATGTCATAAGAGGACAAAGAGGTAACCCAATAGTTTCAGATTTTCTACCAGTTTTTTGGGCGTATGGTGGAGAAGTCCTTGATACAAACAATGTTCCCCATGTAAACAGTGAAGCCGGCATAAAAGCAATGGAAACATATCTTAAACTAAAAAAATACAGTCCTAAAGGTGTAGAGACATTTGATACTGACCAAATCGCCAATGCGCTCACTCAGGGTCAGGTAGCAATGACAATTGCATGGCCTGCTTGGGTATCAAAGGTGGACAATCCTCAAAGCTCAAAGGTTGTAGGGAAAATCAACTTTTCTGTTGTTCCCGGTCAGGTTAAAGACTCTGCTGCCATGATTGGAAATTGGCTTCTAGGAGTCCACTCGGAATCATCAATCATAAATTAA
- a CDS encoding carbohydrate ABC transporter permease: protein MKKALSIIKYIFFVLILVWTLFPVYWMLVNSFKDRVEIFSQIPTFIPKNFTLENYKKIFIDLKFGTTILNSLKIALFSTTVVIIFAAFSAYAISRFNFKGKKALNLWIILVRIFPPVAFVIPLYLILRNLNLLNTHSGLILLYITFNLAFAVWMLINFINEIPVEIEESGMIDGASPLQIFLRLILPLLLPGLGATAIFTFITSWNEFMFALIFLQSTKLVTVPVALSSLITEYLVLWGPMSAGGIISLIPIFLLAILMQDYIVKGLTLGSIKG, encoded by the coding sequence ATGAAAAAAGCTTTATCTATAATTAAATATATATTTTTTGTCCTGATACTTGTATGGACACTTTTCCCCGTGTACTGGATGCTGGTGAATTCTTTTAAAGACAGGGTTGAGATTTTTTCGCAGATTCCTACTTTTATTCCTAAAAATTTTACATTAGAGAACTATAAAAAAATATTTATAGACTTAAAATTCGGCACTACAATTTTAAACAGCCTTAAAATAGCATTATTTTCTACTACTGTAGTCATTATTTTTGCTGCTTTTTCTGCTTATGCGATATCAAGGTTTAACTTTAAAGGGAAAAAAGCTTTAAACCTTTGGATCATACTCGTTAGAATATTTCCGCCTGTGGCCTTTGTAATCCCTCTTTATTTAATCTTAAGAAATTTAAATCTTTTAAATACTCACTCTGGTTTGATACTTTTATATATTACTTTCAATCTTGCTTTTGCAGTATGGATGCTTATAAATTTTATAAACGAAATACCAGTAGAAATTGAAGAAAGTGGAATGATTGACGGAGCAAGCCCTTTGCAGATATTTTTAAGGCTCATACTGCCTCTTCTCCTGCCGGGTTTGGGAGCAACAGCAATCTTCACTTTTATCACTTCATGGAATGAATTTATGTTCGCATTGATTTTCTTGCAGTCTACAAAGCTTGTAACAGTTCCTGTTGCTCTTTCAAGTCTTATAACTGAATACCTTGTACTATGGGGACCTATGAGTGCCGGAGGGATAATATCTTTAATACCCATATTTTTACTCGCTATTTTGATGCAAGATTACATCGTAAAGGGTCTAACCCTTGGTTCTATAAAGGGTTGA
- a CDS encoding glycerophosphodiester phosphodiesterase, with protein MRKPFVTAHSGCMGTKMNSIAYLLKAIKLGVDIIEVDISITKDKIPVLYHDEYVDINGEKKRVKDLTYEELKQNLNDLLLLEEAFDYVSAEEVLINVDIKDCQEYEVIINEISKKYMSERVFITGCGSEVAQKIKKINPLIQVLLNAEKEKTKDIQKVCNIAVKNLYCGVNLDYRICSKEFVDFAHKRGLMVFVWTVDDIKAMREMIKKGVESITTNKVKELKEILIRV; from the coding sequence TTGAGAAAACCTTTTGTTACAGCTCATTCAGGCTGCATGGGTACAAAGATGAATTCTATAGCATATCTTTTAAAGGCTATAAAATTAGGAGTAGACATAATAGAAGTTGATATAAGTATCACTAAGGATAAAATACCTGTACTCTATCATGATGAATATGTAGATATAAATGGGGAAAAGAAGAGGGTAAAAGATTTAACATACGAAGAATTAAAACAAAATTTGAATGATTTACTATTGTTAGAGGAAGCTTTTGATTATGTTTCGGCTGAAGAAGTTCTAATAAATGTAGACATAAAAGACTGTCAAGAATATGAGGTTATAATAAATGAAATATCTAAAAAGTATATGTCAGAAAGGGTATTTATAACTGGTTGTGGAAGTGAGGTTGCTCAAAAAATAAAAAAAATTAATCCATTGATACAAGTTCTTCTAAACGCCGAAAAAGAAAAAACAAAAGATATCCAAAAAGTATGTAACATAGCTGTTAAAAACTTGTACTGTGGAGTAAATCTGGACTACAGAATCTGTAGTAAAGAATTTGTAGATTTTGCTCATAAAAGAGGTTTGATGGTATTTGTATGGACTGTCGATGATATAAAAGCAATGCGTGAAATGATAAAAAAGGGTGTGGAATCAATTACCACTAATAAAGTAAAAGAGTTAAAAGAAATATTAATAAGGGTGTGA
- a CDS encoding GntR family transcriptional regulator, protein MQRLLYVNIAEDIKKKIKDGYLNPGDKLPSEIELAKEHRVSRSTLREAIKMLQREGILISKNGIGTYVSENASLIMENFLNNLISIGDLIKSFGFEDTQSHMRVYKAFPQIEWREKLNLREKERVDIVERLREANGLGISYSYHIFPESIAQGYFDENFKGSLIKYLKEVMNIEIGYSLTEICAVEEAENEKVAHYIGKKILLFKQLHFDKKDTPIFYSLDYMNNNVLKFFIRRENAFSS, encoded by the coding sequence ATGCAAAGACTTTTATATGTAAATATTGCAGAAGACATAAAGAAAAAAATAAAAGATGGATATCTGAATCCAGGTGATAAGCTTCCTTCCGAAATAGAACTCGCAAAAGAACACAGAGTAAGCCGCTCCACATTAAGGGAAGCAATAAAGATGCTTCAAAGAGAAGGCATACTGATATCTAAAAATGGTATCGGCACATACGTCTCAGAAAATGCCTCATTGATAATGGAAAATTTTTTAAACAACCTTATAAGCATAGGAGACCTTATCAAAAGCTTTGGTTTTGAGGATACTCAATCTCATATGAGAGTATATAAGGCTTTTCCTCAAATTGAGTGGAGAGAAAAATTAAACCTAAGAGAAAAAGAAAGAGTTGATATTGTCGAGAGATTAAGAGAAGCAAATGGATTAGGGATATCGTATAGTTATCATATTTTCCCCGAGAGCATTGCGCAAGGTTATTTTGATGAGAATTTTAAAGGTTCACTGATAAAGTATCTAAAAGAAGTCATGAATATTGAAATAGGTTATTCGCTTACAGAGATATGTGCGGTAGAAGAGGCTGAAAATGAAAAAGTTGCGCATTATATTGGTAAAAAAATTCTTCTTTTCAAACAGCTTCACTTTGACAAAAAGGATACTCCTATATTTTACTCTCTTGATTACATGAACAACAATGTACTCAAATTCTTCATAAGAAGAGAAAATGCTTTTTCATCATAA